The genomic stretch attcttattattttttccgctctcttactttattctctccactttactCACAAAActacactacataaaatctcatgccgaattagaaatgctccacttagaatggaacggagggagcatTACTCAATGAATAAAGATCTACATTGACTTTCAATTATAtggtaaatcaaataaaatcatgAAAGACAAAATGGAGATTATTGTGATGCTATCTTGGACAAGATTTGATAAATCGAGGGCCCTATCAACTCCACCACAGACGAaaatcatcttgtcctcaaggtaGCGTGTAATGAATAAAGCCATATCTCTCTCGGATATTTCTTCAAGTACCTTAGACGCTGCTTTAATTTGACCAGACTTTGGCTAGCCGAAACCTTTCCACCTATCATGAATATGTTCAATTTCCTGCTCTCATAGCATCTTGGTTCATGTTGGTGACATCATCAAGAGGTGAGATCGAGCGTCCATCAGCTGCAAGCACTATTAACCAATGGTGTGTGGTTGGTTGTTCCCTTCGAAACAATTTACATATATCAAAACTAAACAAATTTTTGTGTCTTTGGACAAAACTCCATATAAGTTGGGTTAGGGGTGGACTCTTATGATGGATTTATGATTTGTgtgaaatcaaaagaaaaaggaaCACATAGTGTGGTGCATCCACAGAAAACTCATTAAGAAGGAGATCCTTTGGTTCACCTATCTCAAAGGCAGCGGGCTGTTGGACCGAGGGAACAGAAAGAGCGATGTCATCATCGGGAACAACATCGTTGCTGCAAACATCGTCATCAACAAAAACAATGTAGCTGGGAACGACCATTGTTTTTTTCCCCAAATGGTTTTTTGTTCATTTGTGTCGTTGGCTCCATGTTGATGACGCCATCCTTTGTGATATCAAGTGTTGTATTGACATCGAGATTGAAGGAACAAAGATGGAGCATACTCTTCAACAAGTGAGATCGTGGGACTATCGCCAACAAGCTTGGTTAAATCATCGGTAAAGTCAGCCCTTTGAAGGCGCATTAACACGGACCGGGGTTCATGGACTCGATTATTAAAGTTTGTGTGTCAATTGTCTCCACAAGATTCTTCATGGCAATTATTAGATTTATCAAAGTGATGGGGAACACCAACCATATCTTAGTCGATTCCATGATTGAAATTCTAGAGTGAAAATCTAAATTGCGTTAATTGGAACACAATGAAAACACCAATTTGTAAAGAGAATTAATTAACGTgagctttgtagagagaaaatagaatAACCCTAGTTGAAGGTCTAGGGCGCTTTCTGCCTGAACCGTGAATTAGAAtaatttgtgttttattttgcaATAAATAAAGAACTACATTGACTTCCAATTTATAAAATACGAACTAgactttataaatataaaaattacctaaaaatagttgactaaaataaaaaatatgccTGTCTTGTGATGTGATTTAATAGATCGTGGTCCTATCAAGGTATGttagaaaatatgaaaataacttaataagtatattaaaaataatctgttgcacaATAAAGTTTATAACTATACCTTGatagaaaatatgaaaataacttaatatattaaaaataatctcTTGCACAATAAAGTTTATAACtagaaatagattattttttatcaacATATCAAAATAATAAGAGTACATGACGATGAGTTTAATAAAGAAAGGAGACAAAACAGAGGTAGAAAACAAAATTTGCATTGTCGGTTGTTAGTTATTAATCAATTAAAAGTTGTTAATGATTTCAAGTTTTCAACCTATATTTTACCGCGGAATGTCGCTGACGGGATACATCATTACTGGCAGATATTTTAATCATTATATAAATGTAATTATGACATATTATAGATGAATTTAAACATCCCTTTCAGAAACAAATGTACATCTAAGAAAATACTCCAAAGTCCATGCCTCCATGGTccaattatgtgtatttttggtCTGTTCaacaagagaaagaaataaaaagaagaagaagaagaaaccgACTAGAAAATTATTAATGTGAAAATATAAgttatatttcaaattaaattcatagAGCACAGATACGGTAACAAAACTAcagtactactattaaatagGCAATACAAATAATATTGTCAGTAGCCAAAAAGCCTAATAAATAAACAGAATCTAAAGTCTTCGAATGTTTTTGTAATGGTATTTCATTCTTTAATTAATTGTATGCTATCTGTTGATAATAATGAATAACTAATTGACAATAAAGTGTTGTAAATTAAAATATCGTCCAAAAGTAATTGCTACATTCTTTTTATTCACGTTTTGAGAAAATGGTaaattaagtaaaataaaagaaagataaTGTAACTAAGATCattctttatattattttttcttttattttattctttcttaatTTTAAGTACTccttatttattgttatttttttaaactGAGAGTAAAGAAGAAGTGACTCAATTACACTGGAGGGAAGAAgtactaattaataattatcacataaaatTACCTATTTAAATGAATCAATATCGTTCCCGCCTTATACTAATTGAAAGGTATGCACCAATTGTAATCTTATACGTACATCATTAagagtttaattaaattataactaTGGCTTATTAAATCGCGATTATGTTCAGTACTAGAGCACAATTGTACATTATTAAATTCTAACTATTATTCCAAATATGAAATAACTAATTAAGGTTTGGATAAAAAATTTCACGATGCTAGTATAAGTTTAGATGATAATAATAGGAGTAATTGAAGTTGAAAAGCTGAAATCCTATAACATCTCATCCACCGACACTACCGTCGGTTGCAGAATTATTTACTTGCCAACTTTGGAAACTATTGTTACATCATTTACTATTTCAGGTGAGGCGTATAAtattcttttagaagaaataatatactccctctgtttcacCATGGTTGAGacgaaacttttcggcacagagtttaagaacggaatgttgagtgtgttgaataaatagataagataagataagtaagagagagaaaaaggtggagagaataaagtagagagaaaaaaagtaagaaagagaaaataattactatatatagaaatgactcaactatgaagaaacttctcgaaatggaaaaatgactcaactatgaagaaacgaagggagtatgaaACAAACTTTATACTGCcggtatttattttattttggtcaCTTTTTTTGTTCctttactaaataaataaaatatgttcCAATATCTTATTGTCTATAATAGTGCACGAGAAAAATAAATGCATAACTAAATTAAGTTTCAAAATTAATTGTCTATAGTACTACTACATCATATACACAAATTTGGTGATTAATGAAAAACATAGTACTTGTATATTGGAGTTCAACTGtgcctttttttttaattttattttatcaatcttGTCGATTTCAGTTCTACCTTCTAGCATATTTAACCAACCTGTTTGAATGAGATTTGGATGTAATAGATAACAATGTTTCACTCACGAGGAAAATAGTAACTACTTCTCCAACCTTTACGTTTAAATTTAAGTAAGAAGCCTAGACTAAGTGATAACTGAGGAACCAACAGACACTCGTAAAGGACATATTTTGAGTGTGTGCGCTAGGGTATATTACAGACATTATAGTAATGTATTGTACCTGTGATGTAAtttacaaaaattttaaatgCGATTAATAGTTAAACTCCTTTATTTTATGGTATTATTAGTGTTTTTAAGAATAATTTTTACTAGTAAATTGTAATGTGGCTTTAAATTATGCATTacctaatttaatttattttaattgtgttctTATTAATGTTTATCAAATGGTtcccaaattaaatttaaatgtaGACCAATTTTAGAGCAATATTTGGTGGGGTGGGTGGGTTTTATTAGAGCTTATTTTTAGGTGGGGGGTGTGGGTTTTATTAGAGCTTATATTTGGTGGGGTGTGTGGGTTTaattcaacacaaatttgttGCTGGGTTGAAAATGACCTTAGCCCAAACTCAAAGTGGGATAAGCCCGAATGTGGATTGATTGATGGGCCTTAACCGTTTCTTAAAGCAGGATCCGAAAAAATATATGGGCCTCCTAATAACAATTGATGTTATGTGGCTTTTAATTCAAGAAATCGATTGATAATTTGATACAAAGATCGAATTAATATTTGGAAGTATTAACGAGGAATTCTAGTGTTTGAGATGTAAAATGTAAAACAATTCCCCATTAATAAATTTTGTGTGTATGGAAAGCATGCGTTGAAAATGATGCgctaaataaataacaaaaggTGAAGCATTTTGTCTAATGTCCAATATGTTTGTAGGTAATAGTAGTATACTAGTAATAACAATATGCTTCGTGCAGTGTTCTAACATTTACAATTAAATACAGTACTCTTTTAACAAATGTGGTTTTCTTTTTCCATTTATTTTCATACTCATATAGGACATTTATTGAAAGATATTTTAAGGAAACCAAATTAAATACAATACTCATAGCTAAATAAAAATTTGTAGGTCTGCTTGTACAGAACATTATGATATACTCATATACGACTGGTTGTGAATGCATCCAAATTTCGTTTTTAGCTCTAATGACATCCAATGACATATTGCCGCGTATTCCTACGACAAATTGTTTGACACGTGTATCTTACCGCCTGCAACCGGTGATTCATGATTTTCGACTGGCTGCAGCCGATAATTCTCCCTTTTGTTTCCCGCAAGGTAGCTGCTGAGCTGAGCACCGATCACCAGCTCAACTTGCTTTCCCTTTCTACTATGTGAaaactctctctatatatatcaGAAATCAGAAGTAAGTTTTTAGAAATTTCTAAGGTGAACATTTCTAGGTGCAGATCTCTGAATTTTGTTGCCTTCCCGAAGCTGGATTGATTGTGAATTGTTGATCTCTGGTTATAATCTGTCTCGTCCGAGGTTAAGCTTAATATGGAGTAGTTTTATCTAATAAATATTGTTGCGTGAGGAACCCGaattaattaacttaaaattCTCCTTTGCTTTTCTGATTGGAATTCCTGGGCTGTAAGGTGGGTTTGCTGTTGTAGCTCAGTTGAGTGCGGAATCAGTTGGTGCTTTTACTTTTAAGATGTGTGTAAATTTATGTTGAAGTTCAGGGTTTGGAAATTAGGGTATGGTTTTATCTTTTATGGGTGTGTAGTCAAGGTGGCTGTGGCGAAGTTTCCGTTTGTTGTGTAGATGGCTTGTTACTCATGTTCCGTGCTACTTTTAGCTGTATTTGTTGTATACTGATACTCTGCTTGCTGACAGCTGCAAAACAAACCATTTTGAGATTCCTTGGTTGAGTGGGTTACCGCTGAAAAAACTGGCATATATGATGGCCGGATATGTGTGAATTGTTGTTAGCCTCTAATTTATAAGTACTCGAACTCAGATCCCTGTCACGGATGGTGCCTTCAAAGGTGGCAGGAGGAACGGCACAATCGTCTTCAAGCTCGGGAATTTTCTTTCAAGGGGATGGGCGGGGCCAGATTCCAGGAAATTCCCAGTTCAGTTCAAGCTCTCTACCTGGGCGTGCACATGCACAAACAGGCCCCTTTTCTAGCTCTGGCCCCAGTGTTGGGGCAAGTTCTTTGGTTACTGATGCCAACTCAGGACTTCAAAGAAGTGCTAGTGTTAATACAGAATCTTACATGCGCTTGCCTGCCTCGCCCATGTCATTCTCATCTAATAATATTAGCATCTCAGGCTCTTCTGTCATGGATGGATCCTCAGTTGTACACCAAAGCTCTAATCAAGATCATGGAGTTTCCAGTGCCACGTCTTTGCCACGCATGGGGCAAATTCAATTTCCTGGTGGTGCAAGGATGCGAAATTCTTTTGCCCAGGACCAAACTGCTATGTCTCAGCTACAGAAAAAACCCCGTTTGGATATCAAGCAGGAAGATATTGTACAACAACAGGTTTTGCAACAGCTATTGCAGAGACAAGATTCCATGCATTTACAGAACTCTAATCCTCAATTGCAAGGGTTGATCCAGCAACAGAGATTAAGGCAGCAGCAAGAGCAACAGATTCTACAGGCTATGCCACCACTGCAGCGGGCTCAGCTATTGCAGCAACAGCAGCAGTTGCAGTTAAGCCAGCAGCTTCATATGCAGGGAATGCCATCTGGAACTGCAGTTAAACGGCCTTATGATGGTGGTGTATGCTCGCGTCGtttaatgcaatatttgtatcaTCAAAGACAACGTCCTACTGTGAGAACTTTAATCCCATTTGATTACATATGGCGGACCATGTATTTTAGTTGTCTACTGTTCTCCTATTCGTATTGATATACAGGTCTCATGTCATTGCTAGttgatttaaaaaatttcatcttttttgACCTGTGTCAGAAGCCTTGTACATACCCTGTTATGATGGCTGGACTTACTTGCTTCCTTTCAATCCTATTGCCTATTGGAGAAAATTTGTGGCAGAGTATTACTCTCCACGGGCGAAGAAGAGATGGTGTCTATCCTTGTATAATAATGTTGGGCACCATTCACTTGGGGTGTTTCCACAGGCTGCAATggtattgtttttttattataattctgTTGACTATTTTGTTATTGGCCTACAAAGAAACACAGCATCCCCATGAAATGAAATTCATGTACTTCCTATTTTCTGTCTGTGACCTATTCCTGTGCCTGCTTCTGCTATTCTGTCTTTTGGTGTCCTTCAAAGCTGATCATGaaatttgtttgcttttgttCCACAGGATGCATGGCAATGTGACATTTGTGGCTCAAAATCTGGAAGGGGGTTTGGTGCGTGTTAATCGCAACCTGTAGATGTTGCTTGAGTTAATTAATTGTTAAAATAATATTCTACCCATATCATACACCATCTAACATGCATAGTTGGCTAACTAACTTGTGAGTGAGATAACTTTTACCGCTCTGAAAATTTGGCCTGCTTTTGTGGTTTTATCAGAGGCAACTTTTGAAGTGCTCCCTAGACTCAATGAGATCAAATTTGCCAGTGGTGTAATCGATGAGCTTCTATTCCTCGACTTGCCTCGTGAGTGTAGATTCCCTTCGGGAGTAATGATGCTTGAGTATGCAAAGGCAGTTCAAGAAAGTGTATATGAGCAACTTCACGTGGTTCGTGAGGGTCATCTTCGCATTTTTTTCACTCCTGATTTAAAGGTAAACTGCAATATTAGTTGACTTGAAAGTTTGGTTGGGATTTATTGTTCTTGTTTTCAATTTGATTAACACTTACCTCACCAAAACTTTTTTAGATTTTGTCTTGGGAGTTTTGTGCACGGCATCATGAAGAACTTCTTCCACGTCGGGTTGTTGCGCTGCAGGTAGACATCTTTTGATTGAGTTTACATGGGCTGAGCCCTACAGTCTTGTTGCCAGCAGAAGACAACATATTTACCTAATCTTCTATAATAAGTAATACTCCGTCCCAACTCCCACGCCCCCTCACGTTTGGGAGGGAATGACACATAGGggatgacacatcggacttccatcacgtgggtaggcaagagaagagataaatccatcatcgacttgggcctgCTCTGATActatattagaaatgagccactcaccctttaaaaggccttataagagggagagttatccacacttatatagaggagctaagatcatcaccaagtcgatatGGGACAAgaattaagagttttaacaatAATAACAGTGATAAGTGGGTTTGTTACTAGCTCATGAGTTGTGCACAATCTTTTACACGTCTCTTGTGCATCATGTTGTATGTACTTGAATCCTGTACTACAGTGATGACCTGTTTAATTATTAAAGTGTTTTGAAATTGCAATACCATTATGGCAATTAGTTTCATCTCCCACACATTTCAACAGTACTCACTTGGGTATTTGCTATGCTATAGCAGCAAGTTCATTCATCTTGAATTTTCATGTCATCTAACATCTCAATGAGTTGTTCGACATTGTTGTGCACTCTTGAGAATAGAGAGAAACAGTATACATTTAACTTATAGAAAAGATCTTGCATGAGGACAGTGTTACATTTAGATCATGGAGCTTATAGGACAAAAATCTGCTGCAGGTTAATCAATTGCTCCAGGTTGCCCAGAAATGTCAGAGCACATTATCTGAGAGTGGGGCAGACAATGTTTCTCAGCCAGATTTACAGGCAAACAGTGCTATGTGAGTCAAAATTAAGGACTTTGATTGGTGTAGATTTCTTTCATCTTGGTCTGGTGGTACTGACTTCCATATGGGATTGTGCTTGGGTACTAATTTAATGCTACATTATTGCAGGGTGTTAGCAGCTGGGCGCCAACTTGCTATAAGTGTGGAGTTACAGTCACTAAATGATCTCGGCTTCTCCAAAAGATATGTCCGTTGCCTACAGGCATGTCTTAACCATTACATACCACTTTTTAAGGCTAACAATCCCTTTCATCCAGTTTTTTATATTTGTCTTCTGTTAGCAGATAGCTGATGTTGTGAATAGCATAAAAGATTTGATGGATTTTTGCAGAGACCAGAAGAAAGGACCTATAGGTAaggacatatatatatatatatagggtcctgttaggttgagattttttagcttaattgagaattgagatgcattttcagtcactcatccacaacattttcgaaatgtcaactgcaagtagattatgtcaactcagGGTATTATTGTCAATAgcttgcacatcaaatgtcaatagcctgctcatcaaatgtcaacaacttatagttgacattacatgtgtatagttgacatgaattgtatatgtagttgacattatatgtgtgtagttgacatgaattgtatatgaagttgacaaaaaaataaaaaaattcaaaaaaaaattaaaaaaaattaaaatttttaaaaaaatatttatggaataaaatgtaccatgaaattaccattctgccatttcataattaattaatctaaaaatattttctatgtggcaaattctagaccactcatttaataaaaatgtgtggctgataatgcatctcaattctcaattaggttaaaaaaactcaattgatcacaaccctatatgtATATTCATGTATGCCTATCCTGTGTAGTTGTAACAAATTTCTTAGTAGTAACGTTTATGTGCATGCCATTCTCTGTGTTATAATGTTGACATTGTTGCCTAATACCAGATTTACTAGCTTAAACCCATGTAAGATTGAATAGTCATTTGGCGATCACCAATGCATTCTCTTTGCAGAGGGCTTGAACAGTTTCCCCATATGTTCTTCTGCACCCCGGGTCCAGATGCATGAAACACATCAGATGGGAGGCCTTCAGTGTCTTCCAACTGATCAGAACACACTCAACAAGCTCATGGCATTGCATCCCGGGCTCAATAGCAATAGCCAACCTGCGGGGAGTCGTGGAGGAGCTTTGACTGGATCGACACATGGTGGTCTTGCAATGAATGACTACCAAAATTTGCTGATGAGGCAGAACTCAATGAACTCAGCTAATAGTGTAAATCAGTATGACGGCTCTTCTCCCTTCAATACTTCCAGTCATCCTCCGCGCACAACTCCAGGGTCTTCAGGCGCTTTGGCGGGAATGTTTCAGAATCCGCAGATGAGTGGCTTTTCTAGTAGCCAAGCACCACAACAACATcaaagaaagcaaagtcagccTCTGCTTTCTCAAAACAACCAAACATTACACCATCAGATGATTCATCAGTTTCTACATGATATGAACAAAAAGAATAATGAGGGAGCAGCCATGCAGCAGACCTACTCCATTCAAATTCCTGGTGGGGTTGGCATCAGAAATTCTCCACCAACATCCGCAGCTGGGAATGCTCAAGCACAGCCACCAAGCAGAAGCAATAGTTTAAAAGCGGGTTCATTCAACAGTGAATCTACGGCATCTGTTGGTCATATGGGATATGGCCAGAAATCAGCATATATTCCAGAGAGCCTTCATTCTTCTGCTGAGATGGTTCCAGACATTGCCCACCAATTCATCGAAAATGGCTTTTTTAACAATGATCTCGATGAAAGCATGAACTTCAGTTGGAAGGGATAACCTTTCATTTATGTGTATACATTACGTATGTGTTTGTGTAGGCTGGTTTTactttagttttttttcttttggatgTTCCTTGATCCTGTAGAGCTTGCTCGTTCCAGTCTGAGGTGTTTGTTTGGCTTATGGTTTTCTTACAAAGGCCTTTGGCTAATGTAGACCGATGATACGAATCAGTATCATTTTTGTTGGTGTAAGAATTTCTACCTGTGTCTGCATGGACAGAAGAATTATTATTCTCGTCTTTTTAATGGTTTTCATTTGGCTTTATTTCGCATAGCGttgtttaatatttttgatTATCATTGACTGATTGAACCTAATGAGAAACGAACACGCCAAAAATTCAAGAAGTCGAAGATGAGATAATGAACTGAGAGATGGTCTGAATTATGAGGATGCATAAAAGGCAGTGCATCTGAGATTGGGGAAACTGGAGAAGGTGTTAATGATATAAAGATTAAGCCATAAACAACCTCAAGTTAGAGGAACACATTCATGTATACACATGGTGTAGGTTGGGAGGGTGCAGTTCGCGTTTGGAGCAAAAAGGCTTCCTTACCCATGCATCCACAGCTTTTGACATGGCTGCTCATTCCCTGGGCTCATAAATGCATCTTCTATATCTAGAAACTTACTTAGTGCTTGTAATATTTTGAGGCCGGGCGGGCACTGGATCCTCTCCAGCCCGGCCTCAACACATGATCTAATACATGCTGATCCAGTATTTACACTCTACAGGGACATATctatctcttttattttgtctttcTATCAAAAATATAGTCTCCACATATTAATCCTAAATTATTTGTATATTCtgctaattttattttgttagttGTGTGTTGCTTGATACTCCTAGTTCCAAAATCAAAAGGCACAGATGTGATGACACATAGATTGCAATTaggttggccatgcaaaagttGAGCAATTCTTATGtctataaatatattacaaGGATTGGAGGTAGAAAAGAGAAACATAAGTGCATTGCAATCTGTTGGAGAAGATCTCGGAGGATCACGAAGAATCGACTCCCAATTACGGAAGATCACGGAAGATGTGCAGGAATATACCCTGCCAAACAtagaagataccaattaatgtaaatttattattttccttgTATAGCTTACCTTAGGCATATATAATAGTACCTTATGTATGACAATTCAATATGAATGAATAAGATCTTTTCCTCTCTACCGATCTCAAACCTAGTTTGACATGGCATCCGAGCAGGTTAGATGTCGGCTCAGAGAAATCTCATCATAGCCGAAGAAATACCAATCCCGACCCTTTCTAGCCAAGAAACCAGAATAACCAATCCTACAGAAAATGTCAGATACAGTCGAAAACAAAATTGATCCAGAACAACCATCAAGATTGAAGAATAGTAAGAATGTCATTGTGGCGTTCAAACTCGACGGGAAAAATTACCCGCTGTGGTCGAGACTTATGAAAGTCAAGATAGGCGGCCGAGGTGCATATTCGCACATCCGAAAAGAACCCCCAGAGCCAGGGAGCAAGGGGTACGATGATTGGGAGGAGGACGATTTGGTGGTATTCTCGTGGATCGTCGACAACATTGAAGATGAAATTATCGCCGATTTCGCTCACCATCAAACATCCAAGGCACTGTGGGATAGTCTCGCCGTGACGTTCGAGAACAAGGCGGACAAATACCTAATATACGACCTGGAGGAGAAAATTATAACGATTAAGCAGGGAAATATGGACTTGGAGACGTATTACCGAAGGATCCATGGGTTATGGATCAATGTTGACCGCTGCCAGAAGAAGCCAATCACATGTTGTGATAAGGGGGTCGACCAATACCGAATCCACTTGAACGAGAAACGGTTGTTCAAGTTCCTGGCCGGGCTAAACCCAGAGTATGATTCGATCAAGAGGGACATCCTCAAGGAGGAGCCTTACCCATCAGTAGAGTCGGCTTATGGGTGGGTAaagacggaggcggctcgacgaCAGATCATGGCACCGACATCGTCTTCCCCAAACCCCGAAACCGTCAGCGTGAATACCGGGGATACATCATCTGGGGATAGCATCGGGAGTGGGTTGGCTGCACAAAGCCAACGTCCAGCATATCGGAGTGGAGGACCACCGCGCCCCACCGCTACCGGCCGACCGGGAAACCGACCAGACAAATCAGGGCTGTGGTGCACTCACTGCCAGAAACCCAAACACACGTATGAGACGTGTTTTAAACGGCTAGGTTACCCCGAATGGTGGGAGGAGAGGCAGAAGATAAGGGCGGTGAAAATCGCGGTCGGAATCGCCGAAGACGATCAACCCCGAAATCAGAACGGAGGGCGTGGGGGAACAACCCAGAATGGACCCACGGTGAGCACAGAGGTCTcaaccggcggcggcggcagcatCAGGGGGGGCCGGAAATTTTGCTGGAAGAGAGGGGACGGCGCCGGACAAATGAGGTATTGGGCTTGGTTATACACCAAGCCCTAGCAACTCTCTCTATTTAGATAATCCTCCCctcaattttcgaaaattagaCATTCAACCCCATTGTTTGCAAGGCAGACCCCAAGACTGTTCTAATTTATGTTTTGGCCCATATCTTGCTGAAAATTCCGAAATTAGCCCATATATTTGTGAATATGTAACAAAAAACCCCTTTGCTCCCTTAGGAAAAATGCCCATTGTATTCCATGTAAACACGGGAACGAATATGACGAAGGGATGAATTTTTTACTGTGGGGCCACTGACACTATGACCCCAAACCGAAGTGATTTTATTAGCATGAGTAGAATTACTAAAACCTATATTAAAACCGCCAATGGGGAATTGATTACAGTTGAAGGGTCGGGTACTATAGAATTTCTCCCACACTCCGTCTCCAAAACTGCTTATATGTTCCGACCTTATCTCAGTGTTTGATGTCAATTAGTTATGTGACAAAGGAATTGAACTGTACTCTTCTGATGCATCCCACTTTCTGCATTCtacaggatattcagacgaaGAGGATACTTGGGCATGTCACTGAGCACtgtggactctactacgtggacgagatagctcaacat from Salvia splendens isolate huo1 chromosome 4, SspV2, whole genome shotgun sequence encodes the following:
- the LOC121800243 gene encoding uncharacterized protein LOC121800243 — protein: MSDTVENKIDPEQPSRLKNSKNVIVAFKLDGKNYPLWSRLMKVKIGGRGAYSHIRKEPPEPGSKGYDDWEEDDLVVFSWIVDNIEDEIIADFAHHQTSKALWDSLAVTFENKADKYLIYDLEEKIITIKQGNMDLETYYRRIHGLWINVDRCQKKPITCCDKGVDQYRIHLNEKRLFKFLAGLNPEYDSIKRDILKEEPYPSVESAYGWVKTEAARRQIMAPTSSSPNPETVSVNTGDTSSGDSIGSGLAAQSQRPAYRSGGPPRPTATGRPGNRPDKSGLWCTHCQKPKHTYETCFKRLGYPEWWEERQKIRAVKIAVGIAEDDQPRNQNGGRGGTTQNGPTVSTEVSTGGGGSIRGGRKFCWKRGDGAGQMRIFRRRGYLGMSLSTVDSTTWTR
- the LOC121798283 gene encoding probable transcriptional regulator SLK2, whose protein sequence is MVPSKVAGGTAQSSSSSGIFFQGDGRGQIPGNSQFSSSSLPGRAHAQTGPFSSSGPSVGASSLVTDANSGLQRSASVNTESYMRLPASPMSFSSNNISISGSSVMDGSSVVHQSSNQDHGVSSATSLPRMGQIQFPGGARMRNSFAQDQTAMSQLQKKPRLDIKQEDIVQQQVLQQLLQRQDSMHLQNSNPQLQGLIQQQRLRQQQEQQILQAMPPLQRAQLLQQQQQLQLSQQLHMQGMPSGTAVKRPYDGGVCSRRLMQYLYHQRQRPTFNPIAYWRKFVAEYYSPRAKKRWCLSLYNNVGHHSLGVFPQAAMDAWQCDICGSKSGRGFEATFEVLPRLNEIKFASGVIDELLFLDLPRECRFPSGVMMLEYAKAVQESVYEQLHVVREGHLRIFFTPDLKILSWEFCARHHEELLPRRVVALQVNQLLQVAQKCQSTLSESGADNVSQPDLQANSAMVLAAGRQLAISVELQSLNDLGFSKRYVRCLQIADVVNSIKDLMDFCRDQKKGPIEGLNSFPICSSAPRVQMHETHQMGGLQCLPTDQNTLNKLMALHPGLNSNSQPAGSRGGALTGSTHGGLAMNDYQNLLMRQNSMNSANSVNQYDGSSPFNTSSHPPRTTPGSSGALAGMFQNPQMSGFSSSQAPQQHQRKQSQPLLSQNNQTLHHQMIHQFLHDMNKKNNEGAAMQQTYSIQIPGGVGIRNSPPTSAAGNAQAQPPSRSNSLKAGSFNSESTASVGHMGYGQKSAYIPESLHSSAEMVPDIAHQFIENGFFNNDLDESMNFSWKG